Proteins encoded within one genomic window of Chrysemys picta bellii isolate R12L10 chromosome 6, ASM1138683v2, whole genome shotgun sequence:
- the LOC101932249 gene encoding cytochrome P450 1A5-like isoform X1 yields MMFEAKISLSEVMAALFTMTLILISVRIIGNMTKKHILPPGPWSLPIVGNLLQLGEHPHLSFIQMRKKYGDVFLLKLGMIPVVVVNGLDMVKQVLLRDGESFAGRPKMHSFSFFADGKSLSFSVEYGESWKLHKKIASKALRSFSKSEAKTSTCSCLLEEHVCAEASALVKMFLELSLEKGAFDPTGITTCTVANIVCALCFGKRYDYNDEEFLSMIRINADFLKATSIVNPADFIPWFRYLPIPAVKAAHGFYEVLNNFIAQRVEEHYTTYDKNHLRDITDALISISNDKGSDGKAPPLSNDKIISTVNDIFGAGFDAVSTCLFWIFLYLVNNPDIQTKIQEEIDGKIGLRSPRFDDRKDLHYTEAFISEILRHTSFIPFTIPHRAMKETILNGYLIPQDTCIFVNMYQVNHDETLWENADLFRPERFLNENGELNKSLVEKVLVFGMGIRKCLGEDIACNEIFIILTTILQQLKLEKCFQDQLDLTPVYGLSMKPKPYQIQVVLRT; encoded by the exons ATGATGTTTGAGGCAAAGATTTCCCTTTCAGAGGTGATGGCCGCCCTCTTTACTATGACATTAATTTTAATTTCTGTAAGAATAATAGGTAATATGACCAAAAAGCACATCCTTCCCCCAGGTCCATGGTCATTACCAATTGTGGGGAACCTGCTTCAGCTTGGAGAACATCCTCACCTTTCATTTATCCAAATGAGGAAAAAATATGGGGACGTGTTTCTCCTAAAGCTGGGGATGATACCTGTTGTGGTGGTGAACGGTCTAGATATGGTGAAACAAGTGTTACTCAGAGATGGAGAGAGTTTTGCTGGCAGGCCCAAGATGCAcagcttttctttctttgctgaTGGAAAAAGTCTATCATTTTCTGTAGAATATGGAGAGAGCTGGAAACTCCACAAGAAAATTGCCAGTAAAGCTTTAAGATCCTTTTCGAAGTCAGAAGCCAAAACCTCTACTTGCTCTTGTCTTCTGGAAGAGCACGTATGTGCAGAAGCTTCAGCACTGGTGAAAATGTTCTTGGAGCTCTCCTTAGAGAAAGGTGCCTTTGACCCCACTGGTATTACTACCTGCACTGTTGCAAATATTGTCTGTGCCCTGTGCTTTGGCAAAAGGTATGACTATAATGATGAAGAGTTTCTTAGCATGATTAGGATCAATGCAGATTTTCTAAAAGCCACAAGTATTGTCAACCCAGCTGATTTTATACCTTGGTTTCGGTACCTTCCAATCCCTGCTGTGAAGGCTGCCCATGGGTTTTATGAGGTCTTAAATAACTTCATCGCACAACGAGTAGAAGAACATTATACCACTTATGATAAG aATCATCTCAGAGACATTACTGACGCTCTAATAAGTATAAGCAATGACAAAGGAAGTGATGGAAAAGCTCCACCCTTATCTAATGATAAAATAATAAGTACTGTGAATGACATCTTTGGAGCTG GGTTTGATGCAGTATCAACATGTTTATTTTGGATCTTCCTATATTTGGTAAACAACCCAGACATTCAGACAAAAATTCAAGAAGAAATTG ATGGAAAGATTGGACTCAGGTCACCAAGATTTGATGACAGGAAAGATTTGCATTATACGGAAGCTTTCATAAGTGAAATCTTAAGGCACACTTCATTTATACCATTTACCATTCCTCACCG TGCAATGAAAGAAACCATTCTCAATGGGTACCTCATTCCCCAAGATACCTGTATCTTTGTTAATATGTATCAAGTAAATCATGATGA AACATTatgggaaaatgctgatttgtttagACCGGAGAGATTTCTGAATGAAAACGGTGAACTCAACAAAAGCCTCGTTGAGAAAGTTTTGGTTTTTGGAATGGGAATAAGAAAGTGTTTGGGAGAAGACATAGCTTGTAATGAGATTTTTATTATTCTCACCACCATTTTGCAACAGCTGAAGCTTGAGAAATGCTTTCAAGACCAGCTAGATCTGACCCCAGTGTATGGATTATCCATGAAACCTAAACCATACCAAATTCAAGTGGTACTGCGCACCTGA
- the LOC101932249 gene encoding cytochrome P450 1A5-like isoform X2 — protein MMFEAKISLSEVMAALFTMTLILISVRIIGNMTKKHILPPGPWSLPIVGNLLQLGEHPHLSFIQMRKKYGDVFLLKLGMIPVVVVNGLDMVKQVLLRDGESFAGRPKMHSFSFFADGKSLSFSVEYGESWKLHKKIASKALRSFSKSEAKTSTCSCLLEEHVCAEASALVKMFLELSLEKGAFDPTGITTCTVANIVCALCFGKRYDYNDEEFLSMIRINADFLKATSIVNPADFIPWFRYLPIPAVKAAHGFYEVLNNFIAQRVEEHYTTYDKNHLRDITDALISISNDKGSDGKAPPLSNDKIISTVNDIFGAGFDAVSTCLFWIFLYLVNNPDIQTKIQEEIDGKIGLRSPRFDDRKDLHYTEAFISEILRHTSFIPFTIPHRAMKETILNGYLIPQDTCIFVNMYQVNHDELDSSEKCIPKERMVIMEV, from the exons ATGATGTTTGAGGCAAAGATTTCCCTTTCAGAGGTGATGGCCGCCCTCTTTACTATGACATTAATTTTAATTTCTGTAAGAATAATAGGTAATATGACCAAAAAGCACATCCTTCCCCCAGGTCCATGGTCATTACCAATTGTGGGGAACCTGCTTCAGCTTGGAGAACATCCTCACCTTTCATTTATCCAAATGAGGAAAAAATATGGGGACGTGTTTCTCCTAAAGCTGGGGATGATACCTGTTGTGGTGGTGAACGGTCTAGATATGGTGAAACAAGTGTTACTCAGAGATGGAGAGAGTTTTGCTGGCAGGCCCAAGATGCAcagcttttctttctttgctgaTGGAAAAAGTCTATCATTTTCTGTAGAATATGGAGAGAGCTGGAAACTCCACAAGAAAATTGCCAGTAAAGCTTTAAGATCCTTTTCGAAGTCAGAAGCCAAAACCTCTACTTGCTCTTGTCTTCTGGAAGAGCACGTATGTGCAGAAGCTTCAGCACTGGTGAAAATGTTCTTGGAGCTCTCCTTAGAGAAAGGTGCCTTTGACCCCACTGGTATTACTACCTGCACTGTTGCAAATATTGTCTGTGCCCTGTGCTTTGGCAAAAGGTATGACTATAATGATGAAGAGTTTCTTAGCATGATTAGGATCAATGCAGATTTTCTAAAAGCCACAAGTATTGTCAACCCAGCTGATTTTATACCTTGGTTTCGGTACCTTCCAATCCCTGCTGTGAAGGCTGCCCATGGGTTTTATGAGGTCTTAAATAACTTCATCGCACAACGAGTAGAAGAACATTATACCACTTATGATAAG aATCATCTCAGAGACATTACTGACGCTCTAATAAGTATAAGCAATGACAAAGGAAGTGATGGAAAAGCTCCACCCTTATCTAATGATAAAATAATAAGTACTGTGAATGACATCTTTGGAGCTG GGTTTGATGCAGTATCAACATGTTTATTTTGGATCTTCCTATATTTGGTAAACAACCCAGACATTCAGACAAAAATTCAAGAAGAAATTG ATGGAAAGATTGGACTCAGGTCACCAAGATTTGATGACAGGAAAGATTTGCATTATACGGAAGCTTTCATAAGTGAAATCTTAAGGCACACTTCATTTATACCATTTACCATTCCTCACCG TGCAATGAAAGAAACCATTCTCAATGGGTACCTCATTCCCCAAGATACCTGTATCTTTGTTAATATGTATCAAGTAAATCATGATGA GCTTGATTCATCAGAAAAATGCATTCCCAAGGAAAGAATGGTAATAATGGAAGTCTGA